In a genomic window of Paraburkholderia phenazinium:
- a CDS encoding M20 aminoacylase family protein: MEALRAIRRDIHAHPELGFEEHRTANLIAEELSRLEIPHHVGIGRTGVVGVIEGRSNCHGRSVGLRADMDALPLQELTGLAHQSRCSGRMHACGHDGHITMLLAAASYLQQTREFDGTVYLIFQPGEEGCGGGRAMVEDGLFERFPAERVYALHNWPGLPLGTVSIPSGPAMAATDRIRIRIRGHGGHGGVAPHRTVDPVLVAGHVIVATHSIVSRNIDPLEAAAISLCAVQGGDLERGFAVIPEEVVIVGTARSLRPEVQDLIERRLQVVVQSIAESFGATATLEYERVFPATINSAEEARFANSVAAELLGTDKVIAHPRPSLGGEDFAFMLQQRPGAYIHLGNGSDVGLHNPHFDFNDELIPIGGALLARLAERALLSS; this comes from the coding sequence ATGGAGGCGTTGCGTGCGATTCGACGCGACATACATGCACATCCCGAACTCGGCTTTGAGGAACACCGCACAGCGAACCTCATTGCCGAGGAGCTCTCGAGGTTGGAGATTCCCCATCATGTCGGCATAGGTCGTACTGGCGTAGTCGGTGTGATCGAGGGGCGCAGTAATTGCCATGGGCGCTCTGTAGGGCTGCGTGCGGACATGGACGCGTTGCCGCTGCAGGAACTCACCGGACTTGCGCACCAATCACGTTGTAGTGGCCGCATGCATGCTTGCGGGCACGATGGCCATATCACCATGCTGCTTGCCGCGGCAAGCTATCTGCAACAGACACGCGAATTCGACGGCACGGTTTATCTGATCTTTCAACCTGGTGAAGAGGGCTGTGGCGGTGGTCGCGCGATGGTTGAGGACGGGCTGTTCGAGCGCTTTCCAGCAGAGCGAGTCTATGCGCTCCATAACTGGCCAGGTTTGCCGTTGGGCACCGTGTCCATTCCAAGTGGGCCGGCAATGGCCGCAACGGACCGGATCCGCATACGGATTCGTGGGCACGGTGGGCACGGTGGAGTGGCTCCACATCGCACAGTAGACCCGGTGTTGGTGGCTGGGCATGTGATTGTGGCTACTCACAGCATCGTCAGCCGCAATATCGATCCACTGGAAGCCGCGGCGATCAGCCTTTGTGCGGTTCAAGGCGGTGATCTGGAACGCGGCTTCGCGGTGATTCCCGAGGAGGTTGTAATTGTCGGCACTGCCCGTTCGCTGCGCCCCGAAGTTCAGGACCTCATAGAGCGACGTCTGCAGGTGGTCGTGCAGAGCATTGCGGAAAGCTTTGGTGCTACTGCCACGCTTGAGTACGAACGAGTGTTTCCGGCCACGATCAATTCGGCGGAAGAAGCGCGATTCGCGAATTCGGTCGCTGCTGAACTCCTCGGCACAGACAAGGTCATCGCACACCCGCGCCCCAGCCTCGGCGGCGAAGATTTCGCCTTCATGCTGCAACAGCGTCCGGGGGCATACATCCATTTGGGAAATGGTAGCGATGTTGGCTTGCACAACCCGCACTTCGACTTCAACGATGAACTCATCCCGATCGGAGGCGCTCTATTGGCGCGGTTAGCCGAGCGGGCACTTCTGTCGAGCTAG
- a CDS encoding MbcA/ParS/Xre antitoxin family protein, producing the protein MIASSIPENSSDADLSRLAQMVMSLFDHWNLPSEDQAFLLGLAPGNRAALGRYREGARIGTTREEYVRVGHLLGIHRSLRLLFPRNRDVAYSWMKMCNRAFGGMTPVDAIKEYGFAGLLMVRAYLDCVEKSRIGAINKNLLRPCSVFQ; encoded by the coding sequence ATGATCGCCTCTTCCATTCCTGAGAACTCGTCTGACGCTGATCTAAGCCGCTTGGCTCAGATGGTCATGTCGTTATTCGATCACTGGAATCTGCCCAGCGAAGATCAGGCATTCCTGCTTGGCTTGGCGCCGGGAAACCGGGCTGCCTTGGGCCGTTACCGGGAAGGCGCCCGCATCGGTACGACGCGAGAGGAGTACGTACGTGTCGGGCATCTTCTCGGTATTCACAGGAGCCTTCGTCTGCTGTTCCCACGCAACCGAGACGTGGCGTACAGCTGGATGAAGATGTGCAATCGCGCCTTCGGCGGCATGACGCCTGTTGATGCGATCAAGGAGTACGGGTTCGCCGGATTACTGATGGTGCGCGCATATCTGGATTGCGTTGAGAAATCGCGAATTGGTGCAATCAATAAAAATTTATTGAGGCCATGCAGCGTTTTCCAGTAG
- a CDS encoding helix-turn-helix domain-containing protein, with product MRGVSQDGLGVSSRTYLSALELGKQTPTLDKLDEIARAIGVHPLSVLYYAYAVGLTPQEVRELGHVVRSEIAGLEKYDIVSG from the coding sequence ATGCGCGGCGTTTCTCAAGACGGTCTCGGCGTATCCAGCAGGACATATCTAAGTGCGCTCGAGCTTGGAAAGCAGACGCCTACGCTAGACAAGCTCGACGAAATCGCGCGAGCCATAGGCGTTCATCCCCTCAGTGTCCTCTACTATGCGTACGCAGTTGGCCTGACGCCGCAAGAAGTTCGTGAGCTGGGCCACGTTGTTCGCTCTGAGATTGCCGGACTTGAGAAGTACGACATCGTAAGCGGCTAG
- a CDS encoding type IV toxin-antitoxin system AbiEi family antitoxin domain-containing protein, protein MLNPTQIVQFLMDFAPRSQPLGLRYFAALGIDAQQVSELVQEGWLRRLSEDAYLLRGDQPGVDGTIAYLRAFIPNLHVGGRTALEWHRMMHHLRFRDRIDLWGRGYCNIPSWAVDRLACSYYSHSLFDTGMNEGYGLKPLAWRHPQVLVSVPERAILEYVSVSLELVLIEDVRDLIGSLRNIRLNVLQELVDCCPRRDVVWGLKFLAEDEGVDWAQQLRA, encoded by the coding sequence ATGTTGAACCCCACTCAAATCGTGCAGTTCCTGATGGACTTCGCGCCACGATCGCAGCCGCTTGGTCTGCGCTACTTCGCGGCACTTGGAATTGACGCGCAGCAGGTGAGCGAACTCGTGCAAGAGGGATGGTTGCGACGGTTGTCCGAGGATGCTTATCTACTACGCGGCGACCAGCCGGGCGTCGATGGAACGATTGCCTATTTGCGGGCGTTTATCCCAAATCTCCACGTTGGGGGAAGAACGGCGCTAGAGTGGCACCGGATGATGCATCATCTTCGTTTCCGCGACCGGATTGATTTGTGGGGACGCGGCTATTGCAACATCCCTTCCTGGGCGGTGGATAGGCTTGCCTGTTCCTACTATTCCCACTCCTTGTTCGACACGGGGATGAACGAAGGCTACGGGTTGAAGCCGCTTGCGTGGCGCCATCCACAGGTGCTGGTTTCGGTTCCAGAACGCGCAATCCTCGAATACGTCAGTGTCTCACTGGAGCTGGTCCTGATAGAAGACGTGCGAGACCTTATCGGCAGCCTGAGGAACATTCGGCTGAACGTTCTGCAGGAGCTGGTAGATTGCTGTCCCCGCAGGGACGTAGTGTGGGGGCTGAAGTTTCTCGCGGAGGATGAGGGCGTGGATTGGGCTCAGCAGTTGCGCGCCTGA
- a CDS encoding LysR family transcriptional regulator yields the protein MELRHLRYFVAVTEHGSISQAARGVHIAQPALTKQIRDLEEELGFTLFERRSRGIQLTPAGQQFLTDATRILNEVALAKERARRVSNGQIGSLSIAITVLHALLPIFSQIMRAFRRSLPSVSISLRQLLSGPQLEEIRSGRLDAGFLFFRPAGDEALAGFTIHREPLVLAVPHDSDWAAKPPERLQELCDADFLWFPRKASPDYHDQLIHCFRKAGFTPRVTQEGEDNSALLSLVAAGLGCTILPATASINAPDSVVFLKVKDLDIKLPLELVWRSDNSSPALQRFVEVVQACVSPDQ from the coding sequence ATGGAACTACGCCACCTGAGATATTTTGTAGCGGTCACTGAGCACGGGAGTATCAGTCAGGCAGCGCGTGGCGTACATATCGCGCAACCTGCCCTCACGAAGCAGATCCGCGACTTGGAGGAGGAACTGGGGTTTACGTTATTTGAAAGACGCTCGCGTGGGATTCAACTGACCCCCGCGGGGCAGCAATTCCTGACCGACGCTACTCGGATTCTGAATGAGGTGGCTTTGGCTAAAGAGCGTGCGCGACGCGTAAGCAACGGTCAGATTGGCTCGCTGTCAATCGCGATTACCGTACTACATGCTCTCCTTCCCATTTTTTCGCAGATCATGCGGGCGTTTCGCAGGAGTCTGCCTAGCGTGTCGATTTCCCTGCGACAACTGCTGTCCGGCCCGCAACTCGAGGAAATTCGCTCGGGGAGGCTTGATGCCGGTTTTCTATTCTTCCGGCCCGCAGGCGACGAGGCGCTTGCCGGTTTCACGATTCACCGGGAGCCACTTGTGCTCGCGGTACCCCACGATTCGGACTGGGCTGCGAAGCCTCCTGAGCGGCTACAGGAGCTGTGTGACGCGGATTTCCTTTGGTTCCCACGAAAGGCGTCCCCCGATTATCACGATCAGTTGATTCACTGCTTTCGGAAGGCTGGCTTCACCCCTCGCGTCACACAGGAGGGAGAGGACAATAGCGCACTCCTGAGTCTGGTGGCCGCAGGACTGGGCTGCACGATCCTGCCTGCTACGGCCAGCATAAATGCGCCTGACAGCGTGGTCTTCCTGAAGGTCAAAGACCTTGATATCAAGTTGCCACTGGAGTTGGTTTGGCGCTCGGACAATAGTTCGCCAGCATTGCAACGTTTCGTTGAGGTCGTGCAGGCCTGTGTGTCACCCGACCAATAA
- a CDS encoding citrate-proton symporter — protein sequence MMQNSQRSQAGALPPRQVIAAIIGNALEWYDFIVYGFLTIVISKLFFPTDSEYGSLLLTTATFGVGFFMRPVGGILIGMYADRKGRKAALQLIIGLMTVSIAMIAFTPTYAAIGIGAPLIIVLARMLQGFATGGEFASSTAFLVESAPADRRGLYGSWQMFGQALAVLGGALVGALVTKGLSPEAVEAWGWRIPFLGGLVIGPVGLWIRRHLEETEAFIEAQKDTKSQQTLGSVFREHRRGVLVSMCLTICATVSFYVVLVYMPTFATKQLHLPLDAAFLAQVVGVSCLALTVPLFGAASDRIGRKPILTGSMALYLVLLYPLFHWVNANPSLSNLIVMQVVLCSLLGAFFGPFSSALAEQFPSGVRSTGMAVAYNIAVMVFGGFAQLIVTWLIHTTGSPIAPVFYVMFGAVLGLLGNLFLVDPVLTQHSPTGTGANIKQSSV from the coding sequence ATGATGCAAAATTCACAACGCTCGCAAGCTGGCGCACTCCCTCCGCGCCAGGTGATCGCAGCGATCATCGGCAACGCTTTGGAGTGGTACGACTTCATCGTCTACGGATTCCTGACCATTGTCATCTCGAAGCTATTCTTTCCAACAGATAGCGAATACGGTTCCTTGCTACTTACCACAGCGACGTTCGGTGTTGGCTTCTTCATGCGCCCCGTTGGGGGAATATTGATCGGCATGTACGCGGATAGGAAGGGACGCAAAGCCGCGCTGCAATTGATTATCGGTCTGATGACCGTGTCGATTGCGATGATTGCGTTCACACCGACCTATGCGGCAATTGGAATCGGAGCCCCACTGATCATTGTGCTGGCCAGAATGCTGCAAGGCTTCGCTACAGGCGGAGAGTTTGCCAGTTCAACTGCGTTTCTGGTCGAATCAGCTCCCGCTGATCGCCGTGGGCTGTACGGTTCCTGGCAGATGTTTGGTCAGGCCTTAGCGGTTCTTGGTGGTGCGTTGGTAGGAGCCTTGGTCACGAAGGGGCTGTCTCCCGAGGCGGTGGAGGCGTGGGGTTGGCGCATCCCATTTTTGGGTGGACTCGTGATTGGCCCCGTAGGTTTGTGGATTCGCCGACATTTGGAGGAAACCGAGGCCTTCATCGAGGCGCAGAAAGATACAAAGAGCCAACAAACGCTCGGCTCCGTGTTTAGAGAGCATCGACGTGGCGTCCTGGTAAGCATGTGCCTTACCATCTGCGCCACAGTGTCCTTCTATGTCGTGCTGGTGTACATGCCGACCTTTGCCACCAAGCAATTGCATTTGCCACTTGATGCCGCATTCCTGGCGCAAGTGGTCGGCGTCTCATGTCTCGCACTAACGGTGCCGCTGTTCGGTGCGGCATCCGACCGTATCGGCCGCAAGCCGATCTTGACAGGCTCGATGGCGCTCTACCTGGTGTTGCTGTACCCCCTGTTCCACTGGGTCAACGCCAATCCTAGCCTTTCCAACCTGATCGTAATGCAGGTCGTGCTTTGCAGCCTGCTTGGTGCGTTCTTTGGCCCTTTTTCGTCTGCCCTGGCGGAACAGTTCCCCTCCGGAGTTCGCTCGACCGGAATGGCGGTCGCGTACAACATCGCGGTAATGGTGTTTGGAGGCTTCGCGCAACTCATTGTCACCTGGCTGATTCACACGACTGGATCGCCCATCGCGCCGGTGTTCTACGTGATGTTCGGCGCGGTGCTTGGCTTGCTAGGAAACTTGTTTCTTGTCGACCCAGTCTTGACCCAGCACAGCCCCACGGGCACCGGGGCCAACATAAAGCAGTCGTCCGTTTGA